A genomic segment from Lutibacter sp. A80 encodes:
- a CDS encoding acyl-CoA reductase — MNLEQRIDAFAKIGDFFGQFTTHGIIKKDNTEPSSLFFDAFKMQIERAQEFNGWFTKDNVLKAFESWNQALTKENLTTWTSKYNFENPSEQQTVAIIMAGNIPLVGFHDFLSVLISGHNAIVKQSSNDKHFLPLIAKYLEYLNPNFKGSITFTEKKLTNFNAVIATGSNNTARYFEHYFGKYPSIIRKNRNSVAILTGKETKEELEALGSDVFQYFGLGCRSISKIFIPKDYNFDLLFNALYKFKDIINYKKYANNYDYNKAVYIMSEFHVLENGFVMLKEDKNYASPIATLFFEYYSSFENVLQKITNENEEIQCVASNENVVNFVKFGETQYPKLWNYADDIDTIEFLLKL; from the coding sequence ATGAATTTAGAGCAACGCATTGACGCTTTTGCAAAAATTGGTGATTTTTTTGGGCAGTTTACTACTCATGGAATTATAAAAAAAGACAACACAGAACCTAGTTCTTTATTTTTTGATGCTTTTAAAATGCAAATTGAAAGAGCACAAGAATTTAATGGCTGGTTTACTAAAGATAATGTTTTAAAAGCTTTTGAAAGTTGGAATCAAGCACTTACCAAAGAAAACTTAACCACTTGGACTTCTAAATATAATTTTGAAAATCCATCTGAACAACAAACAGTAGCCATTATTATGGCTGGAAATATACCTTTAGTAGGGTTTCACGATTTCTTATCCGTACTAATTAGTGGACATAATGCTATTGTAAAACAGTCTTCTAACGACAAACATTTTCTACCCTTAATAGCTAAATATTTAGAATATTTAAATCCTAATTTTAAAGGTAGCATAACATTTACAGAAAAAAAATTAACAAATTTTAATGCCGTTATTGCTACTGGAAGTAATAATACTGCGCGTTATTTTGAACACTATTTTGGAAAATATCCTTCAATAATTAGAAAAAACAGAAATTCTGTAGCCATATTAACGGGAAAAGAAACCAAAGAAGAATTAGAAGCCTTAGGGAGCGATGTTTTTCAATATTTTGGTTTAGGTTGTAGAAGTATTTCTAAAATATTTATTCCTAAAGATTATAATTTCGACCTACTTTTTAATGCTTTATATAAATTTAAAGACATTATAAATTATAAAAAATACGCGAACAATTACGATTATAATAAAGCTGTATATATAATGAGTGAATTTCACGTTTTAGAAAACGGATTTGTTATGTTAAAAGAAGACAAAAATTATGCTTCTCCTATAGCAACGCTGTTTTTTGAATATTATAGCTCCTTTGAAAACGTTTTGCAAAAAATCACTAATGAAAACGAAGAAATACAATGTGTTGCGAGTAACGAAAACGTTGTAAATTTCGTAAAATTTGGAGAAACTCAATACCCTAAATTATGGAATTATGCGGATGATATAGATACAATTGAGTTTTTACTAAAATTATAA
- a CDS encoding 4Fe-4S binding protein produces MAIKITDECINCGACEPECPNNAIYEASEEWRFSDGTELTGNVVLPNGNKVDADAEQEPVNDEVYFIVTDKCTECKGFHNEPQCAAVCPVDCCVPDDENEETEDQLLAKKTFLHKE; encoded by the coding sequence ATGGCAATAAAAATAACAGATGAATGTATAAATTGTGGTGCTTGTGAACCAGAATGTCCTAATAACGCAATTTACGAAGCTTCTGAAGAATGGCGTTTTTCAGATGGTACCGAATTAACAGGAAATGTAGTTTTACCTAATGGTAATAAAGTTGATGCAGATGCAGAACAAGAACCTGTAAACGATGAAGTATATTTTATTGTAACAGATAAATGTACAGAGTGTAAAGGTTTTCATAACGAACCGCAATGTGCAGCAGTTTGTCCTGTAGATTGTTGTGTTCCAGATGATGAGAATGAAGAAACTGAAGATCAACTTTTGGCTAAAAAAACATTTTTACATAAAGAGTAA
- a CDS encoding copper homeostasis protein CutC — protein sequence MNIEVCINSVDGAIAAEKFDAKRVELCTALSVGGLTPSFGLIQQCVEASTVEVHVIIRPREGDFTYNLQEIALMKIDISEAKRAGATGVVFGVLTANNTISDLNKVLVDFAKSLHLEVTFHRAFDFISDYKVGIQKIIDFGFDRLLTSGTKPTAIEGLQVIDFLQKDFGNNIQIMAGSGVNSENALQLAATGIKNLHFTALKSINSNSKLSMGEFKVVDEVKIKNIVELFQ from the coding sequence ATGAATATTGAAGTGTGTATTAATTCTGTTGATGGAGCTATTGCTGCTGAAAAATTTGATGCTAAACGCGTAGAGTTATGTACTGCATTGAGTGTTGGTGGATTAACTCCAAGTTTTGGTTTAATACAACAATGTGTTGAAGCGTCAACTGTTGAAGTGCACGTAATAATTAGGCCAAGAGAAGGTGATTTTACGTATAATTTACAAGAAATTGCTTTAATGAAAATTGATATTTCTGAAGCTAAAAGGGCAGGAGCAACAGGTGTTGTATTTGGGGTTTTAACAGCAAATAATACTATTTCAGATTTAAATAAAGTACTGGTAGATTTTGCAAAATCACTTCATTTAGAAGTAACATTTCACAGGGCTTTTGATTTTATTTCTGATTATAAAGTAGGAATACAGAAAATTATTGATTTTGGGTTTGACAGGTTGCTAACTTCAGGAACAAAACCAACGGCCATTGAAGGTCTACAAGTTATTGATTTTTTGCAAAAAGATTTTGGAAACAACATTCAAATTATGGCAGGAAGTGGTGTAAATTCAGAAAACGCATTGCAATTAGCTGCTACTGGAATTAAAAACTTACACTTTACCGCTTTAAAGTCAATTAACTCAAATTCAAAACTTTCAATGGGAGAGTTTAAAGTAGTTGATGAAGTTAAAATAAAAAATATTGTTGAATTATTTCAATAA
- the ychF gene encoding redox-regulated ATPase YchF produces the protein MKAGIVGLPNVGKSTLFNCLSNAKAQSANFPFCTIEPNIGVVNVPDPRIAKLEELVKPERVQMATVDIVDIAGLVRGASKGEGLGNQFLANIRETDAVIHVLRCFDNDNIVHVDTTVDPVRDKETIDIELQLKDYETLEKKLERVKKTARTGNKDAQKELEVLEKVKAGLEASISIRAIEFTDKEREEYIKPMQFITDKPVLYVCNVDENSAVDGNAYVDAVKEAIKNEDAEVIVLAVGVEADIMELETFEEREMFLEDLGLTEPGASVLIRAAYKLLNQQTYFTAGVKEVRAWTINIGDTAPQAAGVIHTDFEKGFIRAEVIAYEDFVGYGSEAKVKEAGKMRVEGKEYIVKDGDVMHFRFNV, from the coding sequence ATGAAAGCAGGAATTGTAGGGTTACCAAACGTAGGAAAATCAACATTATTTAATTGTTTATCAAATGCAAAAGCGCAAAGTGCTAACTTTCCTTTTTGTACAATTGAGCCAAATATAGGTGTGGTTAATGTGCCAGATCCACGAATTGCAAAACTAGAAGAATTGGTAAAGCCAGAACGTGTTCAAATGGCAACAGTTGATATTGTTGATATTGCAGGTTTAGTAAGAGGAGCTAGTAAAGGAGAAGGTTTAGGAAATCAGTTTTTAGCAAATATTAGAGAAACAGATGCTGTAATTCATGTGTTAAGATGTTTTGATAATGACAATATAGTTCATGTTGATACAACTGTTGATCCTGTTAGAGATAAAGAAACTATTGATATAGAGTTACAGTTAAAAGATTACGAAACTTTAGAAAAAAAGCTTGAACGTGTTAAAAAAACAGCACGTACTGGAAATAAAGATGCTCAAAAAGAATTAGAAGTTTTAGAAAAAGTAAAAGCAGGTTTAGAAGCATCTATCTCAATAAGAGCTATTGAATTTACAGATAAAGAACGCGAAGAATATATTAAACCAATGCAATTTATAACAGATAAACCTGTGCTATATGTTTGTAATGTTGATGAAAATTCTGCTGTAGATGGTAATGCATATGTTGATGCTGTAAAAGAAGCTATAAAAAATGAAGATGCCGAAGTAATTGTTTTAGCTGTTGGAGTTGAAGCTGACATAATGGAACTTGAAACTTTTGAAGAACGTGAAATGTTTTTAGAAGATTTAGGTTTAACAGAACCAGGAGCTTCCGTGTTAATTAGAGCTGCATACAAATTATTAAATCAGCAAACTTATTTTACCGCAGGTGTTAAGGAAGTTAGAGCTTGGACTATTAATATTGGAGATACTGCACCGCAAGCTGCTGGTGTAATTCATACCGATTTTGAAAAAGGTTTTATTAGAGCTGAAGTTATTGCTTATGAAGACTTTGTAGGATATGGAAGTGAGGCCAAAGTAAAAGAAGCTGGTAAAATGCGTGTTGAAGGTAAAGAATATATAGTGAAAGATGGAGATGTAATGCATTTCCGTTTTAATGTGTAA
- a CDS encoding DMT family transporter has translation MNFSKTINSGVFIAIVGIVLFSAKAVLVKLAYQYNVSAIHLLLFRMLFALPFYILIAFYVKPQNPNKIKNIDFLWVVLFGFIGYYLASYFDFLGLQYIKAGLERIILFVYPTLVILISKIVFKTKISIKQLLAILITYFGVLIAFWGELSFESSNVVLGGFLVFLSAFTYAIYLVGSSWLIPKFGVVSFTAYAMIVSTICVLVHYLIIDRTSILEYTYQVYVLGFLMAIFSTLIPSFLVSLAIKKLGASNFSIIGSIGPVSTIILAYLFLDEKLTFMQLVGAIVVILGIGVISSKKS, from the coding sequence ATGAATTTTTCAAAAACAATAAATTCGGGAGTATTTATAGCAATTGTTGGAATTGTATTATTTTCAGCAAAAGCAGTATTAGTAAAATTAGCTTACCAATACAATGTAAGTGCTATTCATTTATTGTTATTTAGAATGCTTTTTGCACTGCCATTTTATATCTTAATAGCATTTTATGTAAAACCTCAAAATCCAAATAAAATTAAGAATATAGATTTTTTATGGGTGGTTTTATTTGGCTTTATAGGGTATTATTTAGCAAGTTATTTCGATTTTTTAGGACTTCAATATATAAAAGCGGGTTTAGAGCGTATTATCTTATTTGTTTACCCAACATTGGTTATTTTAATTTCAAAAATAGTTTTTAAAACTAAAATTTCAATAAAACAGCTTTTAGCAATTTTAATTACTTATTTTGGGGTTTTAATTGCTTTTTGGGGCGAACTAAGTTTTGAAAGTTCCAATGTTGTTTTAGGTGGTTTTTTAGTGTTTTTAAGTGCATTTACCTATGCTATTTATTTAGTTGGTAGTAGTTGGTTAATTCCTAAATTTGGAGTGGTTTCATTTACAGCTTATGCTATGATAGTTTCTACTATTTGTGTGTTGGTTCATTATTTAATTATAGATAGAACTAGTATTTTAGAATATACTTATCAAGTATATGTTTTAGGGTTTTTAATGGCAATTTTTTCAACATTAATTCCTTCATTTTTAGTTTCTTTAGCAATAAAAAAATTAGGAGCTTCAAATTTTTCAATTATAGGAAGTATTGGTCCGGTTTCTACCATAATTTTAGCGTATTTATTTTTAGATGAAAAACTAACATTTATGCAATTGGTTGGTGCAATTGTTGTAATTTTAGGAATTGGAGTTATTTCTTCAAAAAAAAGTTAA
- a CDS encoding DNA topoisomerase IV subunit B has product MAEQTSYTEDNIRSLDWKEHIRMRPGMYIGKLGDGSSPDDGIYILIKEVLDNSIDEYVMGAGKTIEVSVKDDTVRIRDYGRGIPLGKVVDVVSKMNTGGKYDSKAFKKSVGLNGVGTKAVNALSSYFKVESFRDGKTVLAEFEKGTLTSEKKPHDSSNRKGTKVTFVPDKSIFTKFKYRNEYIVKMIKNYVYLNTGLTIVFNGEKYFSENGLKDLLEENIADEFMLFPIIHLKEDDIEVALTYSKAQYSEEYHSFVNGQHTTQGGTHQSAFREAIVKTLRDFFGKNYDASDIRKSIVSAVSVKVMEPVFESQTKTKLGSTEMGGDLPTVRTFITDFVKRNLDNFLHKNPEVADKIQKKILQAEKERKDLSGIRKLARERAKKASLHNKKLRDCRVHLNDLKKDNRLESTLFITEGDSASGSITKSRNVNTQAVFSLRGKPLNSYNMSKKIVYENEEFNLLQAALDIEDGLENLRYNNIVIATDADVDGMHIRLLLITFFLQFFPELIKEGHLYILDTPLFRVRDKKQTFYCYSPEEKQDAINSLKGKPEITRFKGLGEISPDEFVHFIGGDIRLDPVMLDKETSIDKLLEFYMGKNTPDRQKFIIQNLKVELDIVEE; this is encoded by the coding sequence ATGGCAGAACAAACATCGTATACCGAGGATAATATTCGCTCATTAGATTGGAAAGAACATATTAGGATGCGTCCTGGAATGTATATTGGAAAATTAGGTGATGGTTCATCACCAGATGACGGTATCTATATTCTTATAAAAGAAGTTTTAGACAACTCTATTGATGAATATGTGATGGGTGCAGGTAAAACTATAGAAGTATCAGTAAAAGACGATACCGTTAGAATTCGTGATTATGGTCGTGGTATTCCTTTAGGAAAAGTTGTGGATGTTGTTTCTAAAATGAATACAGGTGGTAAGTATGATTCTAAAGCTTTTAAAAAATCTGTTGGTTTAAATGGTGTTGGTACCAAAGCTGTTAATGCACTTTCATCTTATTTTAAAGTAGAATCTTTTAGAGATGGAAAAACTGTACTTGCTGAATTTGAAAAAGGAACACTCACCAGCGAAAAAAAACCACATGATTCTTCAAATAGAAAAGGAACAAAAGTAACTTTTGTCCCAGATAAAAGCATTTTTACAAAATTTAAATACCGAAACGAATATATTGTAAAAATGATTAAAAACTATGTGTACCTAAATACAGGCTTAACAATAGTTTTTAATGGTGAAAAATATTTTTCAGAAAATGGTTTAAAAGATTTATTAGAAGAGAATATTGCTGATGAATTTATGTTATTTCCAATAATTCATCTGAAAGAAGATGATATTGAAGTAGCGCTAACCTATAGTAAAGCACAATATAGTGAAGAATATCATTCGTTTGTTAACGGACAACATACAACACAAGGAGGAACACACCAAAGTGCTTTTAGAGAAGCTATTGTAAAAACGTTACGCGATTTTTTTGGAAAAAATTATGATGCTTCAGATATTAGAAAATCAATAGTTTCTGCAGTAAGTGTAAAGGTAATGGAACCTGTTTTTGAAAGTCAAACAAAAACAAAATTGGGTTCTACTGAAATGGGAGGAGATTTACCAACAGTGAGAACATTTATTACGGATTTTGTAAAAAGAAATTTAGATAATTTTTTACATAAAAATCCTGAGGTTGCAGATAAAATTCAAAAGAAAATATTACAAGCTGAAAAAGAACGAAAAGATTTATCTGGAATTCGAAAATTAGCAAGAGAACGCGCTAAAAAAGCGAGTTTGCACAATAAAAAATTACGAGATTGTAGAGTGCATTTAAACGATTTAAAAAAAGACAATCGTTTAGAGAGTACGTTGTTTATTACTGAGGGAGATTCGGCAAGTGGTTCTATTACAAAATCTAGAAATGTTAATACACAGGCAGTTTTTAGTTTAAGAGGAAAACCGTTAAACTCATACAATATGAGTAAAAAAATTGTGTATGAAAATGAAGAATTTAACCTTTTACAAGCAGCATTAGATATAGAAGATGGATTAGAGAATTTAAGATATAATAATATTGTAATAGCAACAGATGCCGATGTAGATGGTATGCATATTAGATTGTTATTAATAACGTTCTTTTTACAGTTTTTTCCAGAATTAATAAAAGAAGGACATTTATATATATTAGATACTCCTTTATTTAGAGTGCGCGATAAAAAACAAACATTTTATTGCTATTCTCCAGAAGAAAAACAAGATGCTATCAACAGTCTTAAAGGAAAACCCGAAATAACACGATTTAAAGGTTTGGGTGAAATTTCTCCAGATGAATTTGTACATTTTATTGGAGGAGATATTCGTTTAGACCCTGTAATGCTTGATAAAGAAACATCAATAGATAAATTATTAGAATTTTATATGGGTAAAAATACACCCGATAGACAAAAATTTATTATTCAAAATTTAAAAGTTGAATTAGATATAGTTGAAGAATAA
- a CDS encoding DNA gyrase/topoisomerase IV subunit A, with the protein MQEDNNEPIKEEFGNQETITKVTGMYKDWFLDYASYVILERAVPGIRDGFKPVQRRIMHSMKDLDDGRYNKVANIVGHTMQYHPHGDASIADAMVQIGQKDLLIDMQGNWGNILTGDRAAASRYIEARLSKFALDVVFNPKTTQWQASYDGRRKEPIDLPVKFPMLLAQGAEGIAVGLSTKILPHNFNELIDASIKHLKGKRFTLVPDFLTGGVADVSNYNDGKRGGKIRSRAKISQLDKKTLVITEIPYGTTTSSLIESILKANDKGTIKIKQIEDNTAANVEILVHLPNGISPDKTIDALFAFTNCENSISPLCCVIENDKPVFIGVSDILRLSTDHTVSLLKQELEIQLNELEEQWHFASLERIFIENRIYRDIEEETTWKGVIKAIDEGLKPYIKHLRRAITEDDIVRLTEIRIKKISKFDIDKAKQFIESLEDKIAEVKHHLENLIDYAIDYFKNLKAKYGKGKERKTEIRLFDDIVATKVVMRNTKLYVNREEGFVGTSLKRDEYVTDCADIDDVIIFRRDGVMMVTKVDTKTFVGKDIIHIAIFKKKDKRTVYNMIYRDGRSGPSYMKRFNVTSVTRDKEYNLTAGTKASIIQYFTANPNGEAETVTINLRAVGSIKKLKWDIDFSDLAIKGRGVKGNTVTKYAIKKIELKSEGVSTLKPRKIWFDETVQRLNVDDRGELLGEFKGEDRLLIISQKGVVKTIKPELTTHFESDIIVLEKWIPEKPISAIYFDGEKERYYIKRFMIDNPNKEEIFISEHQKSHLEIVSTDYRPMAEIIFSKRSLDNIEVNLEEFIAVKGIKAQGNQLTTDKIKTINMLDPLPYEAPVVDEVELVEEEVVDSLPIDVEVSEVKKSIVDKNKKKPKIIPPKKKIDDDDPDQITLF; encoded by the coding sequence ATGCAAGAAGATAATAACGAACCAATAAAAGAAGAATTTGGAAACCAAGAAACCATTACTAAGGTAACGGGTATGTATAAAGATTGGTTTTTAGATTATGCATCTTATGTAATTTTAGAACGTGCTGTTCCAGGAATTAGAGATGGCTTTAAACCCGTACAACGTAGAATTATGCATTCTATGAAAGATTTGGACGATGGACGTTATAATAAAGTTGCAAATATTGTTGGACATACAATGCAGTACCATCCGCACGGAGATGCGTCTATTGCAGATGCCATGGTACAAATTGGTCAGAAGGATTTGCTAATAGATATGCAAGGAAACTGGGGTAATATTTTAACTGGTGACCGTGCAGCAGCATCTAGATATATTGAAGCGCGTTTGTCTAAATTTGCTCTAGATGTAGTTTTTAATCCAAAAACCACACAATGGCAAGCTTCTTATGATGGTAGGAGAAAAGAACCCATAGATTTACCTGTAAAATTCCCAATGCTTTTAGCGCAAGGTGCTGAAGGAATTGCAGTTGGACTTTCAACAAAAATTTTGCCACATAATTTTAATGAATTAATTGATGCTTCTATAAAACACTTAAAAGGAAAGAGATTTACGCTTGTTCCAGATTTTTTAACAGGAGGTGTTGCAGATGTTTCTAATTATAATGATGGGAAAAGAGGAGGGAAAATTAGATCTAGAGCAAAAATATCGCAACTCGATAAAAAAACCTTAGTAATAACTGAAATTCCTTATGGAACAACCACATCTAGTTTAATTGAATCAATTTTAAAAGCTAATGATAAAGGAACAATAAAAATTAAGCAAATTGAAGATAATACTGCTGCAAATGTTGAGATATTAGTGCATTTGCCTAATGGTATTTCGCCAGATAAAACCATTGACGCATTATTTGCATTTACAAACTGTGAAAATTCAATTTCGCCATTATGTTGTGTAATAGAAAATGATAAACCGGTATTTATTGGTGTGTCAGATATTTTAAGATTATCTACAGATCATACAGTAAGTTTATTAAAACAAGAACTAGAAATCCAGTTAAATGAATTGGAAGAACAGTGGCACTTTGCATCACTAGAACGCATTTTTATTGAAAATAGAATTTACCGAGATATTGAAGAAGAAACAACTTGGAAAGGTGTTATTAAAGCAATTGATGAAGGTTTAAAACCTTATATAAAACATTTAAGACGAGCAATAACAGAAGACGATATTGTTCGATTGACTGAAATAAGGATTAAAAAAATATCAAAATTTGATATAGATAAAGCAAAACAATTTATTGAAAGTTTAGAAGATAAAATTGCAGAAGTAAAACATCATTTAGAAAATTTAATAGACTATGCAATTGATTATTTTAAAAACCTGAAAGCCAAATACGGAAAAGGAAAAGAACGTAAAACTGAAATCCGTTTATTTGATGATATAGTTGCTACAAAAGTTGTAATGCGTAATACAAAATTATATGTTAATAGAGAAGAAGGTTTTGTAGGTACTTCATTAAAAAGAGATGAGTATGTAACTGATTGCGCCGATATAGATGATGTTATTATTTTTAGAAGAGATGGCGTTATGATGGTTACAAAAGTAGATACAAAAACTTTTGTTGGAAAAGATATTATTCATATTGCCATATTTAAAAAGAAGGATAAACGCACTGTTTATAATATGATTTATAGAGACGGTAGAAGTGGTCCTAGCTATATGAAACGATTTAATGTTACAAGTGTAACGCGTGATAAAGAATATAATTTAACAGCAGGTACAAAAGCTTCAATAATACAATATTTTACTGCAAACCCTAATGGTGAAGCAGAAACAGTTACTATTAATTTACGCGCTGTTGGAAGTATAAAAAAATTAAAATGGGATATTGATTTTTCCGATTTAGCAATTAAAGGAAGAGGAGTTAAAGGAAATACAGTTACAAAATATGCTATTAAAAAAATTGAATTAAAATCTGAAGGTGTATCTACTTTAAAACCACGTAAAATATGGTTCGACGAAACTGTACAGCGTTTAAATGTAGATGATAGAGGAGAACTTTTAGGTGAATTTAAAGGTGAAGATAGGTTGTTGATAATCAGTCAAAAAGGAGTTGTAAAAACTATAAAACCAGAACTTACTACACATTTTGAATCAGATATTATTGTTCTTGAAAAATGGATTCCAGAAAAACCAATTTCAGCAATTTATTTCGATGGAGAAAAAGAGCGTTATTATATAAAACGCTTTATGATTGACAATCCAAATAAAGAAGAAATTTTTATATCTGAACATCAAAAATCACATTTAGAAATTGTTTCAACGGATTATAGACCTATGGCTGAAATTATATTTTCAAAACGTAGTTTAGATAATATAGAAGTAAATTTAGAAGAATTTATTGCTGTAAAAGGAATTAAAGCACAAGGTAATCAGCTAACTACAGATAAAATTAAAACAATTAACATGCTAGACCCTTTACCATATGAAGCTCCTGTTGTAGATGAAGTTGAATTAGTAGAAGAGGAAGTTGTTGATAGTTTACCCATTGATGTAGAAGTTTCAGAAGTTAAAAAATCTATAGTGGATAAAAATAAAAAGAAGCCAAAAATAATTCCACCTAAAAAAAAGATAGATGATGACGATCCTGATCAAATAACATTGTTTTAA
- a CDS encoding ATP:cob(I)alamin adenosyltransferase: MKKLRPKSNIDELCYPYIYEDSLLCDYEILTDALTRTVGWAINDLGVLRKQYSENIELKQLEKELKWLLPLCFHLNGSIRGKLAITEEDHQQLLENYRNFKTITAESISGFVLPGGVSPVGILNKCSSMCKQAIRLMVKIHNEEQKEVAEILPKFANLLCNYFFTATVLINQVTGFKETPFVSKSYR; this comes from the coding sequence ATGAAAAAACTTCGACCAAAATCTAATATTGATGAACTTTGCTATCCGTATATTTACGAAGATTCTTTATTATGTGATTATGAAATTTTAACCGATGCTTTAACCAGAACTGTTGGATGGGCTATTAATGATTTAGGTGTTTTAAGAAAACAATATTCAGAAAATATTGAGTTAAAACAGTTAGAAAAAGAATTAAAATGGTTGTTACCCTTATGCTTTCATTTAAATGGATCCATTAGAGGAAAACTTGCAATTACAGAGGAAGATCATCAACAACTTTTAGAAAATTACCGAAATTTTAAAACTATTACAGCAGAATCCATATCTGGTTTTGTTTTACCTGGTGGAGTTTCACCTGTTGGCATTTTAAACAAATGTTCGTCTATGTGTAAACAAGCCATTAGATTAATGGTGAAAATTCATAATGAAGAACAAAAAGAAGTAGCAGAAATATTACCAAAATTTGCAAATTTATTATGTAATTATTTTTTTACTGCCACTGTTTTAATAAATCAAGTAACAGGTTTTAAAGAAACTCCTTTTGTAAGTAAAAGTTATAGATAA
- a CDS encoding ABC transporter substrate-binding protein, which produces MNIFKSIFFILLTFFLVVSCNSKTSNKVEEVKAISSVKYAKGFDIIKTETETKLIIKTPYPGATEETTYTIVTEDSSIKNAIKVPLNSIVVTSSTHIPALELLGVENKLVGFPNTDFISSKKTRQLIDTNLVKELGHPDNINTETLLDLNPDLLIGFAINSNNKMFKTIEKLGIKVAFNGDWLEETPIGRAEWIKLFGILFNKEKKADSIFNHIRTNYLTAKSIAKKSKEIPSIICGGLYKDVWYSPAGNSFEATFLKDANTNYIWKDSKGKGSLSLNIENIYEKGKDADIWLSPGFYKTLKDLEENNIVGSKMKAFKNKSVFSYNNTTGAKGGVWYFELSPVRPDLVLKDLIKIAHPELLPDYNFTFYKKLN; this is translated from the coding sequence ATGAATATATTTAAAAGCATTTTCTTTATACTTTTAACCTTTTTTTTAGTCGTTTCTTGTAATTCAAAAACTTCAAATAAAGTTGAAGAAGTAAAAGCTATTTCAAGTGTTAAATACGCTAAAGGCTTTGATATTATTAAAACAGAAACTGAAACCAAATTAATAATTAAAACTCCTTATCCTGGAGCAACTGAAGAAACTACTTACACAATTGTTACTGAAGATTCTTCTATAAAAAACGCCATTAAAGTTCCATTAAATTCTATTGTAGTTACCAGTTCTACACATATACCTGCTTTAGAATTGTTAGGTGTTGAAAATAAATTAGTAGGTTTTCCAAATACAGATTTTATTTCTTCTAAAAAAACTAGACAATTAATAGATACTAATTTAGTTAAAGAATTAGGGCACCCAGATAATATTAATACAGAAACATTATTAGATTTAAATCCAGATTTACTTATAGGATTTGCCATAAATAGTAACAATAAAATGTTTAAAACCATTGAGAAACTTGGAATTAAAGTAGCTTTTAATGGAGACTGGCTGGAAGAAACACCTATAGGAAGAGCCGAATGGATTAAATTATTTGGTATTTTATTTAACAAAGAAAAAAAAGCGGATAGTATTTTTAACCATATTAGAACTAATTATTTAACCGCTAAATCAATTGCTAAAAAATCTAAAGAAATACCTTCCATAATTTGTGGTGGATTATATAAAGATGTTTGGTATTCACCTGCGGGGAATAGTTTTGAAGCCACATTTTTAAAAGATGCAAACACCAATTATATATGGAAAGATTCCAAAGGAAAAGGAAGTTTATCATTAAATATTGAAAATATTTATGAAAAAGGAAAAGATGCCGATATTTGGTTATCACCTGGTTTTTATAAAACATTAAAAGACCTTGAAGAAAACAATATAGTTGGTTCAAAAATGAAAGCTTTTAAAAATAAATCAGTATTTTCTTACAATAATACTACTGGTGCAAAAGGTGGTGTTTGGTATTTTGAACTTTCACCTGTAAGACCCGATTTGGTTTTAAAAGATTTAATAAAAATTGCACATCCAGAGTTGTTGCCAGATTATAATTTTACATTTTATAAAAAGTTAAATTAA